From Pararhizobium sp. A13:
CGGCGGTGCTGCCAGCCTTACCGATCTTGCCGGCGGTTACGAAGACGACATGGAGCTCGCCCGCAAGGACGTGCGCGACGCCGGCATCGGCAAAGGTGATTGTCTGATTTCCGTTTCCGCCAGCGGCTCGACGCCCTACGCACTGGCCGCGGCAGATGAAGCCCGGCAGCGCGGCGCGCGTGTCATCGCAATGGCGAACAATCCCGGCGCCATGCTCTTTCAGGGTGCCGAGGTGGCCATCCTGTTGCCGACGCCGCCCGAGGTGATCTCCGGATCGACGCGCATGGGCGCGGCCACGGCGCAGAAGATAGCCTTGAACATGTTTTCTACCCTTGTCGGCATCCATCTCGGCCATGTCTACGACGGGCACATGGTCAACCTGAAAGCCGACAATGCCAAGCTGCGCGGTCGCGCCGTCCGAATCGTTTCCGACATTACCGGCATCGGGGCGGCGGAAGCGGGCCGCTATCTCACCACGTCATCGGGATCGGTAAAGATCGCCATTCTTCTTGCTGCTGGGGCCAAGGATGTGGCGGCGGCGCAGGCCGCACTTGCCGAGGCCGGTCAAAACTTGCGCCGCGCCTTGTCCGGCGTCGCGGCACATTGATTCTAAGGGTTCCAAAACCGCGCCAGACCGGCGCATATAAAAGGGAGAACGTAATGACCCGCACTACCTTGAAAGGCTTGCTGCTTGTGTCCAGCATCCTCGGCTCCGCCGGGCTGGCGCATGCGGAAGACGTCACGCTGACGATCGAAAGCTGGCGCAACGACGACCTGACCATCTGGCAGGAAAAACTGATCCCGGCTTTTGAAGCGAAGAATCCGGGTATCAAAGTGAAATTCGCGCCGACGGCGCCGACCGAATACAACGCTGCGCTGAACGCCAAGCTCGACGCCGGCTCCGCTGGTGACCTCGTCACCTGCCGTCCGTTCGACGTCTCGCTCGAACTCTACAACAAGAAACACCTCGCCGACCTCACCGGCCTTGCCGGCATGGAGAATTTCTCTCCGGTCGCCAAATCCGCCTGGACGACGGACGACGGTTCGGCGACCTTCTGCGTGCCGATGGCTTCGGTCATCCACGGCTTCATCTACAACAAGGATGCCTTCGACAAGCTCGGTATCGCCATCCCGACGACGGAAGCCGAATTCTTCGCCGCGCTCGACAAGATCAAGGCCGATGGCACCTACATCCCGATGGCGATGGGCACGAAGGATCTCTGGGAAGCCGCAACCATGGGCTACCAGAACATCGGCCCGACCTATTGGAAGGGTGAGGAAGGCCGCGCCGCTCTCATCAAGGGCGAGCAGAAGCTGACCGACGAGCCGTGGGTCGAGCCCTACCGCGTTCTTGCCAAGTGGAAGGACTATCTCGGCGACGGCTTCGAAGCCCAGACCTATCCGGACAGCCAGAACCTGTTCACGCTCGGCCGCGCCGCCATCTATCCGGCCGGCTCATGGGAAATCGGCCTGTTCAACACCCAGGCCCAGTTTAAGATGGGCGCCTTCCCGCCGCCGGTTAAGGCCGCTGGCGATACCTGCTATATCTCCGACCACACCGACATCGGCGTTGGCCTGAATGCCAAGAGCGCGCATCCGGAAGAAGCCAAGACGTTCCTGAGCTGGGTTGCCTCGCCGGAATTCGCCGACATCTACGCCAACGCGCTGCCGGGCTTCTTCAGCCTGAATTCGACAGCGGTGAAGATGGCCGATCCGCTCGCGCAGGAATTCGTGTCCTGGCGCGAAAAGTGCAAGCCGACCATCCGCTCGACCTACCAGATCTTGGCGCGCGGCACCCCGAGCCTCGAAAACGAGACGTGGGTTGAATCGGCCAACGTCATCAACGGCACCGATACGCCGGAAGTCGCCGCCGAGAAACTGCAGAAGGGTCTCGACAGCTGGTACAAGCCGGCGAAGTAGCCAACTTACCCTCCCCTTGAGGGGGAGGGTCGGCACGAAGTGCCGGGGTGGTGTGATCTTTCGCGTGAAGCAATAGTCACCCCCACCCGCGCGTTCTGCTTTACCTCCCCCATCAAGGGGGAGGTAATGCAGGCGCCGGCGCATTGAGCGCAAAATCGTGTAATCTAAAATCACATCCCACCGGCGGCTTCGGCCCGCTGGCTGAGGCATGCGCGGCGGGGACCGGCGGCGCAGCGCCTTGCCGCATTTCGCGGTGATCGACGAAAAACGGGTCGGAGCGGCAGAGCCATGAGCAGCGCCATAATGTCTGAGGACAGCATTCAAACACCGGCACGGGCGAGACGCTGGCATATCCTCGTTTTCCTGCTGCCCGCCTTCGTCATCTATTCCGCCGTCATGATCCTGCCGCTGGCGGAAACGCTGCGCCTGTCGCTGTTCAACACCGTTGACGGCCAGCCGACCTTCGTCGGTTTTGCCAATTTCCAGGTGCTGTTCGGCGAAGAGCGCTGGGCGGCGGATTTCTGGCGGGCGCTCAAGAACAATTTCGTTTTCTTCGCCATCCACATGCTGGTCCAGAACCCGCTTGGCATTGCGCTTGCCGCGATGCTGTCGATCCCGAAGCTCAGGCTTGCTACCTTCTATCGGACCGCGATCTTCCTGCCGACGCTCTTGTCCTTCGTCATTGTCGGTTTCATCTGGAAGCTGATCCTGTCGCCGATCTGGGGCATCACACCATTTTTCATGGACCTGGTTGGTCTCAAGGCCTTCTTCGCCCCCTGGCTCGGCAAGCCCGGTTCGGCGCTGATCGCGGTGTCACTGATTTCCGTCTGGCAGAATATCGGCATCCCGATGATGCTGATCTATGCGGCGCTGCTCAACATCCCGGACGAGGTGATCGAGGCGGCAGAATGCGACGGCGTCACCGGCTGGAGCCAGTTCTGGAAGATCAAGCTGCCGCTGGTACTGCCGGCGATCGGCATGGTCTCGATCCTTACCTTCGTCGGCAACTTCAACGCCTTCGACCTGATCTATACCGTGCAGGGGGCGCTGGCCGGACCGGACGGATCCACCGACATTCTCGGCACGCTGCTCTATCGCACCTTCTTCGGCTTCCAGCTGCAACTGGGCGACCGCTCGATGGGCGCCACCATCGCCACGGTGATGTTCCTGATCATCCTTGCCGGCGTGTCGCTGTATCTCTTCGGCATCCAGCGGCGTGTCCGCCGCTACCAGTTCTAACGGAGAGGACAAAATGTCAAAAGCACGCATGTCACCCTTGCGTTCCGGCTTCGTACATCTGGCGCTCGCCGGTTACACCGTCATCGCCCTGTTCCCGGTTCTCCTGACGATCGTGAATTCGTTCAAGGACCGGAATGCCATCTTCCGCACGCCGCTTTCGCCGCCGACGGCAAATACCTTCAGCCTCGTCGGTTATGAGACGGTGCTGAAGCAGGGCGATTTCGTCGGCTATTTCCAGAACAGCCTGATCGTCACCGTCGTCTCGATCTTCTTCGTGCTGCTGTTCGGCGCGATGGCTGCCTTCGCGCTGTCGGAATATCGCTTCAAGGGCAATACGATGATGGGGCTTTATCTCGCCATCGGCATCATGATCCCGATCCGCCTCGGCACGGTGGCGATCCTGCAGGGCATGGTCGCCGCCGGTCTGGTGAACACGCTGACGGCGCTGATCCTCGTCTATACCGCGCAAGGTTTGCCGCTTGCCATTTTCATCCTGTCGGAGTTCATGCGTACCGTCTCGGACGATCTGAAGAATGCCGGACGCATCGACGGCCTGTCGGAGTATGCGATCTTCTTCCGCCTGGTGCTGCCGCTCATCAAGCCGGCCATGGCGACGGTCGCGGTCTTCACGATGATCCCGATCTGGAATGACCTCTGGTTCCCGCTGATCCTCGCCCCTGGCGAAGCTACCAAGACGGTCACGCTCGGCTCACAGGTCTTCATCGGCCAGTTCGTCACCAACTGGAACGCGGTGCTTGCCGCCCTGTCGCTGGCGATCTTCCCGGTCCTCGTCCTCTACGTCATCTTCTCGCGGCAGCTGATCCGCGGCATTACCGCTGGAGCCGTCAAGTGAGCGCCAAGCCCATCCGCGTACTCGTCGCCGGCCTCGGCAATATGGGCCGCAGCCACGCGCTCGCCTATCACAACAATCCCGGCTTCGAGATCGTCGGTCTGGTCAACCGCTCGAAGGTGGCTCTGGTGCCCGAACTCCAGGGCTACATGATCCATCCGAGCTTCGAAGCCGCACTGGAAGAGTTGAAGCCCGATCTCTGCTCGATCTGCACCTATTCAGACAGCCATGCCGATTATGCCGTCATGGCGTTCGAAGCCGGTTGCGACGTCTTCGTCGAAAAGCCGCTGGCAACGACGGTGGCTGATGCAGAACGGGTGGTCGCGGCAGCCAAGAGGGCCGGCAGAAAACTCATCGTCGGCTATATTCTGCGCCATCACCCCTCCTGGGTGCGGCTGATCGCCGAGGCCCGCAAGCTCGGCGGCCCCTATGTTTTCCGCATGAATCTCAATCAGCAATCGAGCGGCCCGACCTGGACGACCCACAAGGCACTGATGGACACCACCCCGCCGATCGTCGATTGCGGTGTGCATTATGTCGATGTCATGTGCCAGATCACCGATGCCAGGGCGGTCGAGGTCCGTGGCATGGGCCTGCGGCTCTCCAACGAGATTGCGCCGGACATGTACAATTACGGTCACCTGCAGGTGATCTACGAGGATGGCTCCGTCGGCTGGTACGAAGCGGGCTGGGGGCCGATGATTTCGGAAACCGCCTTCTTCGTGAAGGACGTGATGACGCCGAACGGCTCGGTCTCGATCGTCATGGATCCGAACGCCAAGTCCGACGACATCGACACGCATACCAAGACCGCCGTCATTCGTGTCCACAGGTCAGAAACCGGGCCGGATGGCAAGTTCGTCCACAAGGACGAAGACCTGAAAATGGATGGCGAGCCGGGGCATCAGGAACTCTGCGATCTAGAGCAGGCCTATGTGCTGAAGGCCATCACCGAAAACATCAACCTCGAACGACACATGGATGATGCCGTCCAGTCGCTGCGCATCTGCCTTGCGGCCGATGAAAGCGTGCGCACCGGTCGTCCCGTTAAACTATAAAAGAGGGCCTCACGTGGGATCTTTAAATCTGAAATCCATTCGCAAGGCCTTCGGCACCCATGAGGTTCTGAAGGGCATCGATCTCGAAGTGAAGGACGGTGAGTTCGTTATTTTCGTCGGCCCGTCAGGCTGCGGCAAGTCCACGCTCCTGCGGGTGATCGCCGGTCTGGAGGACGCGACCTCCGGCAGCGTCCAGATCGACGGCCTGGAGGTGATCAACACGCCGCCCGCCAAGCGCGGTATCGCCATGGTGTTCCAGTCCTACGCGCTCTATCCGCACCTGACCGTCAAGGACAATATGGGCCTTGGCCTGAAGCAGATGGGCGCACCCAGGGTCGAGGTTGACGCCAAGGTCGCCAAGGCGTCCTCGATGTTGTCGCTGGAACCTTATCTCGCGCGCCGCCCGGCCGAGCTGTCCGGCGGCCAGCGCCAGCGCGTCGCCATCGGCCGCGCCATCGTGCGCGAGCCGAAGCTCTTCCTGTTCGACGAGCCGCTATCGAACCTCGATGCAGCGCTGCGCGTCAACACGCGTATCGAAATCGCAAGGCTGCATCGCAGCCTCAAGGCGACGATGATCTATGTGACGCACGACCAGGTCGAGGCCATGACACTCGCCGACAAGATCGTGGTGCTCAATGCTGGCCAGATCGAGCAGGTCGGCTCGCCGATGGAGCTTTACAACAAGCCGGCAAACGTCTTCGTCGCCGGTTTCATCGGCTCGCCGCAGATGAACTTCATCGAGGCGGGCAAGCTCGGTGACACCCAAGCGAAAACCATCGGCATCCGGCCCGAGCACATCATCCTGTCGCGCGAAAGTGGCGACTGGAAGGGCAAGGTCATTCATGTCGAGCACCTCGGTGCCGACACCATTCTCTATCTGGAAACGGAGCTCACCGGCCTTCTGACGGTCCGGCTCTTCGGCGAGCACCGCTACGATGTCGACGATGTTGTCTATGCGACGCCGGACAGGACGGCGATGCATCGTTTCGGCTCGGACGACCGGGTCTTGCGCTGATCTTGAAAATCCAATTTTTGTACCGAGCGATGACAGAAGTTGCCGCTCGGTAACGTTTTTTTGTGCGCCGCATCATTGGCTTGCGCTCCCTCCGATTTTAACATACATATCTGTTTGTATAATTTGATATGGCTACATTAGCACCCCGTTGGGTGCGCCGTGTCTTGATGATCTTTTTAACTTCCGGCTGCTGCCGCTTTCCTTTTTACCAGGGGCTGGCCCGCGCCGGGCTTATGCGTGGAACCGATGATGCGGATGAATCGACTGATCTTGACGGTGGCCGTGGCCGGTCTGGCTGTTGTTGCTGGATGCCAGAAACAGGAAGAACAACAGGCCGCGCCCGCCTTTCCTCCATCGCAGGTCGCGGTCGTCACGACGAAGACCGAGGAGTTGCCGATCACCAACGAGCTCCCCGGCCGCATCGCCGCGACCCGCGTCGCGGAAGTGCGACCGCGCGTCACTGGCATTATCGTCGATCGCGTGTTCCAGCAGGGCTCGATGGTCAAGGAAGGCGAGGTGCTCTACAAGATCGACCCGGCCCCCTTCCAGGTCCAGGTCGACAGCGCCGAGGCAACACTGACACGCGCCAAAGCCGTGCAGCTTCAGGCCAAGCAGGCCGCTGACCGTCAGACGCAGCTGCGCAAATCCGGTGCGGCGGCGCTGCAGCAGTATGACGACGCGATCGCACAGCTGGCGCAGGCCGATGCCGATGTCGCAGTCGCCGAAGCCGGTCTCGCGACCTCAAGGCTGAATCTACAATATGCGAGCGTCACCGCGCCGATCAGCGGCCGTATCGGCCGTGCACTGATCACCGAAGGTGCGCTGGTCAGCGCCAACGGCACGGAAAATCTGGCGACGATCCAGCAACTCGATCCGGTATACGCCGACTTCACGCAGCCGGCTACCGATCTGATCCGTCTGCGCAAGGCCCTGCAGGACGGCCAACTGATAACCGACAAGAATGAAGCGGCGGTACAGTTGATCCTTGATGACGGCACGCCCTATGATCAGAAGGGCAAGCTGCTCTTCTCGGAAGCCGCCGTCGATGAGACGACCGGTCAGGTGACGCTGCGCGGCGAATTCCCAAATCCCGACGGCGATCTGCTGCCCGGCATGTATGTCCGCGTGCAGATTCAGCAGGGTGTCGAAAAGAACGCGATCGCCATCCCGCAGCAGGCTGTCCAGCGCAGCAACAGCGGTCAGTCGCAGGTCTATGTCGTCAATGGCGAAAACAAGGTGGAATTCCGCAACATCACGCTTGGCCGCACCATCGGCAATCGCTGGATGGTGACCAACGGCCTGAAAACCGGAGAAAAGGTGATCGTCGAGGGCTTCCAGAAGATCGGCCCCGGAGCGGAGGTCGTTCCGGCCGAGTGGGATCCGAACGGCAAGCCTGCCGGTGAGGCGGGCGCGGCGCAGTCCGCGCAGGCTGAAGCCGGCAAGGCCGATACGGCTGCCGCCGCACCGGCCGGGGGCGAAAAGCCCGCGGTCGAGCAGAAGTGAGGACTGCGCGATGCCAAGTTTCTTCATAGACAGGCCGATTTTCGCCTGGGTGGTCGCGATCTTCATCATGGTGGCAGGCGCCATCGCCATCCCGCAGCTTCCCATTTCGCAATATCCGGATGTGGCGCCGCCGCAGATCTCGATCACCGCCACCTATCCCGGCGCATCGTCGCAGGACACATACCAGAGCGTCACGCGCCTCATCGAAGACGAGTTGAATGGCGTCGACGGGCTTCTCTATTTTGAATCCACGTCCAGCGCTCAAGGATCGAGCGAAATCAATGTTACCTTCGAGCCGGGCACCGATCCGGCGCAGGCGGCGGTCGATGTGCAGAACCGCGTGCGCCGCGTCGAAGCCCGGCTGCCCGACAGCGTCAAGCAGCAGGGCGTGCAGGTCGATGAAGCCGGCTCCGGCTTCCTCCTGATCATTGCGCTGACCTCGACTGACGGTTCGATGGATGCCATCGGTCTCGGCGACTACCTGAACCGCAACGTGCTGAGCGAAGTCCAGCGCGTTCCGGGCGTCGGCCGTGCCCAGCTGTTCGCCACGCAGCGGTCGATGCGCGTCTGGCTCGATCCCGACAAGATGCTCGGCCTCAACCTGACGGCAGAAGATGTGACGACCGCGATCGGTGCGCAGAACGCCCAGGTCGCAGCCGGCTCGATCGGCGCGCAGCCGAATCCGATCACCCAGCAGATTGCAGCTCCTGTGATCATCAAGGGCCAGCTGTCGTCGCCGGAAGAATTCGGCGCCATTGTCCTTCGCGCCAATCCGGATGGTTCGGCCGTGCGCCTGCGCGACGTGGCGCGGCTCGAGGTGGGCGGCGAAAGCTACTCCTTCACCACCCGTCTCAATGGCAAGCCTTCGGCCGCGATCGGCGTGCAGCTCTCCCCGACTGGCAACGCCATGGAAACCTCTGA
This genomic window contains:
- a CDS encoding N-acetylmuramic acid 6-phosphate etherase yields the protein MPSVKTEQRHDKAIGLDVMHPALALRLLASGQQAAAKVVDAAIEPLAAAAQIAAEALANGGRLAYAGAGSSGLMAMTDALELPGTYGIAHDKIVVLLAGGAASLTDLAGGYEDDMELARKDVRDAGIGKGDCLISVSASGSTPYALAAADEARQRGARVIAMANNPGAMLFQGAEVAILLPTPPEVISGSTRMGAATAQKIALNMFSTLVGIHLGHVYDGHMVNLKADNAKLRGRAVRIVSDITGIGAAEAGRYLTTSSGSVKIAILLAAGAKDVAAAQAALAEAGQNLRRALSGVAAH
- a CDS encoding ABC transporter substrate-binding protein: MTRTTLKGLLLVSSILGSAGLAHAEDVTLTIESWRNDDLTIWQEKLIPAFEAKNPGIKVKFAPTAPTEYNAALNAKLDAGSAGDLVTCRPFDVSLELYNKKHLADLTGLAGMENFSPVAKSAWTTDDGSATFCVPMASVIHGFIYNKDAFDKLGIAIPTTEAEFFAALDKIKADGTYIPMAMGTKDLWEAATMGYQNIGPTYWKGEEGRAALIKGEQKLTDEPWVEPYRVLAKWKDYLGDGFEAQTYPDSQNLFTLGRAAIYPAGSWEIGLFNTQAQFKMGAFPPPVKAAGDTCYISDHTDIGVGLNAKSAHPEEAKTFLSWVASPEFADIYANALPGFFSLNSTAVKMADPLAQEFVSWREKCKPTIRSTYQILARGTPSLENETWVESANVINGTDTPEVAAEKLQKGLDSWYKPAK
- a CDS encoding sugar ABC transporter permease; the encoded protein is MSSAIMSEDSIQTPARARRWHILVFLLPAFVIYSAVMILPLAETLRLSLFNTVDGQPTFVGFANFQVLFGEERWAADFWRALKNNFVFFAIHMLVQNPLGIALAAMLSIPKLRLATFYRTAIFLPTLLSFVIVGFIWKLILSPIWGITPFFMDLVGLKAFFAPWLGKPGSALIAVSLISVWQNIGIPMMLIYAALLNIPDEVIEAAECDGVTGWSQFWKIKLPLVLPAIGMVSILTFVGNFNAFDLIYTVQGALAGPDGSTDILGTLLYRTFFGFQLQLGDRSMGATIATVMFLIILAGVSLYLFGIQRRVRRYQF
- a CDS encoding carbohydrate ABC transporter permease: MSKARMSPLRSGFVHLALAGYTVIALFPVLLTIVNSFKDRNAIFRTPLSPPTANTFSLVGYETVLKQGDFVGYFQNSLIVTVVSIFFVLLFGAMAAFALSEYRFKGNTMMGLYLAIGIMIPIRLGTVAILQGMVAAGLVNTLTALILVYTAQGLPLAIFILSEFMRTVSDDLKNAGRIDGLSEYAIFFRLVLPLIKPAMATVAVFTMIPIWNDLWFPLILAPGEATKTVTLGSQVFIGQFVTNWNAVLAALSLAIFPVLVLYVIFSRQLIRGITAGAVK
- a CDS encoding Gfo/Idh/MocA family oxidoreductase — its product is MSAKPIRVLVAGLGNMGRSHALAYHNNPGFEIVGLVNRSKVALVPELQGYMIHPSFEAALEELKPDLCSICTYSDSHADYAVMAFEAGCDVFVEKPLATTVADAERVVAAAKRAGRKLIVGYILRHHPSWVRLIAEARKLGGPYVFRMNLNQQSSGPTWTTHKALMDTTPPIVDCGVHYVDVMCQITDARAVEVRGMGLRLSNEIAPDMYNYGHLQVIYEDGSVGWYEAGWGPMISETAFFVKDVMTPNGSVSIVMDPNAKSDDIDTHTKTAVIRVHRSETGPDGKFVHKDEDLKMDGEPGHQELCDLEQAYVLKAITENINLERHMDDAVQSLRICLAADESVRTGRPVKL
- a CDS encoding ABC transporter ATP-binding protein encodes the protein MGSLNLKSIRKAFGTHEVLKGIDLEVKDGEFVIFVGPSGCGKSTLLRVIAGLEDATSGSVQIDGLEVINTPPAKRGIAMVFQSYALYPHLTVKDNMGLGLKQMGAPRVEVDAKVAKASSMLSLEPYLARRPAELSGGQRQRVAIGRAIVREPKLFLFDEPLSNLDAALRVNTRIEIARLHRSLKATMIYVTHDQVEAMTLADKIVVLNAGQIEQVGSPMELYNKPANVFVAGFIGSPQMNFIEAGKLGDTQAKTIGIRPEHIILSRESGDWKGKVIHVEHLGADTILYLETELTGLLTVRLFGEHRYDVDDVVYATPDRTAMHRFGSDDRVLR
- a CDS encoding efflux RND transporter periplasmic adaptor subunit, with protein sequence MEPMMRMNRLILTVAVAGLAVVAGCQKQEEQQAAPAFPPSQVAVVTTKTEELPITNELPGRIAATRVAEVRPRVTGIIVDRVFQQGSMVKEGEVLYKIDPAPFQVQVDSAEATLTRAKAVQLQAKQAADRQTQLRKSGAAALQQYDDAIAQLAQADADVAVAEAGLATSRLNLQYASVTAPISGRIGRALITEGALVSANGTENLATIQQLDPVYADFTQPATDLIRLRKALQDGQLITDKNEAAVQLILDDGTPYDQKGKLLFSEAAVDETTGQVTLRGEFPNPDGDLLPGMYVRVQIQQGVEKNAIAIPQQAVQRSNSGQSQVYVVNGENKVEFRNITLGRTIGNRWMVTNGLKTGEKVIVEGFQKIGPGAEVVPAEWDPNGKPAGEAGAAQSAQAEAGKADTAAAAPAGGEKPAVEQK